A window of Mytilus edulis chromosome 10, xbMytEdul2.2, whole genome shotgun sequence contains these coding sequences:
- the LOC139490907 gene encoding uncharacterized protein — MKKIDIHLEIYLRKYVEENKVIEDKAKLYGVIVHKGNTLSNGHYYAFILFGSQWYLVDDMRVKQVTIQSLQNIDGQPYLLFYRTMPRPYIS, encoded by the exons ATGAAGAAAATAGATATTCATTTAGAAATTTATTTGAGGAAATATGTAGAAGAAAACAAG GTTATAGAAGATAAAGCTAAACTGTATGGCGTAATCGTACACAAAGGAAATACTCTGTCTAATGGCCATTACTATGCCTTTATATTATTTGGTTCACAGTGGTATCTTGTGGATGACATGCGG gtgAAACAAGTTACTATTCAAAGTCTGCAGAACATAGACGGACAGCCATATTTACTTTTCTACAGAACAATGCCAAGGCCATATATATCCTAA